From the genome of Pseudonocardia sp. EC080619-01:
GTTGATCTGGTCGAGGGTGTAGCGGCGGGTGATCAGCTCGTCGAGCTTGAGCTGTCCGGCGTCGTAGAGGCGCAGCATCCGGACGATGTCGTGCTGGGGGTTCGACGACCCGAACAGCGTCCCCTTGATCGTCTTCTGGTTGAAGACCAGATCGGAGCCCGACACGTGCACGGTGAGGCTGGCCGGGTTGGCCACCCCCGTGACGACCACGGTGCTGCCTTTGCCGATCACGTCGAACGCGTCGGTGATGACCTGTTCGGTCATGACCCCGACGACGCAGATGGCCTGGTCGGCACCCTCGCCCCAGGTCAGCTCCTTCGTCGCGGCCGCGGCCTCCTCCGCGGTGGGGAACACGTGAGTGGCACCGAAGTCGAGTGCGGTCTTGCGCTTGAACTCGACCGGGTCCACGCAGATCACATACTTCGCGCCGGCGTGGGCGGCGCCCTGCACCGCGTTCATCCCGACGCCGCCGAGGCCGTAGATCACCACGGTGTCGCCTGGCCGGACTCCCCCGGCGTTGACGGCGCTGCCCCAACCGGTGGGGACCCCGCAACCCACGAGGACGGCCTTGTCCAGCGGGAGCCAGTCGTCGACCTTGACACACGACAGCTCGGACACGGTGGCGCGCTCGGAGAAGGCGCCGAGCATGCAGAACCCGCCGATGTCACCGAGCTCGGGGTCGTGCATCCGGAAGGTGCCGTCGGGCATGGAGCCCTCGAGGATGGTGGCGCCGGAGTTGCAGAGGTTCTGTTTGCCGGTGGAGCAGTAGCGGCAGGTGCCGCAGGCCGGGGTGAAGCTGCACACGACGTGGTCGCCGGGTGCGACCCGGGTGACTCCGGGGCCGACCTGCTCGACGATCCCTGCGGCCTCGTGACCGCCGACGATCGGGAAGCGCACGACGTTGTCGCCGTCGACCATGTGCAGGTCCGAATGGCACAGACCGGCGGCGGACATCGTCAGCAGGACCTCGCCCGCGCGGGGCTCGTCGAGCTCGATCTCCCGGATCTCGAAGGGCTGGTGGTAGCCGGTCAGTACGGCGGCACGAGTCTTCACGTCGTCTCCAGAGTGGAAGGGTGGGGTGGCGTTCAGCCGTGGAAGGTCCAGACGGACTTGGTCTCGAGATAGCCCTCGAGGCTGTCCGGACCGAGGTCTCGGCCGTAGCCGGACTGCCGGAAGCCGCCGAAGGGGGCGGCCGGGTCGGTGAGGCCCCAGCCGTTGACGTAGACGGTGCCTGCCCGCAGCGCCCGGGTGGCGCGGTGCGCGGTGCTCACGTCGCGGGTCCACACGCCGGCGGCGAGGCCGTATTCGCTGGCGTCGGCGCGGCGCAGGACCTCGTAAGTGTCGTCGAACGACAGCACGGTCAGGACTGGCCCGAAGATCTCGTCGGTCGCGCAGGCCATCTCATCGCGTGCGCCGGAGACGATCGTGGCCGGGTGGAAGAAGCCCTCGGCCGGGACGTCGGGGCCCACGTGCACGGTTGCGCCCTGTTCCCGGGCCAGGCGTACGTGTGCGGCGACCTTGTCCTGCTGGGCCGCGTTCACCAGCGGTCCGAGCTCGGTGCCATCATCGAGGCCGTGTCCCGGGCTCAGCCCGTCGGCGATCGTGGTCAGCCGCGCGACGACCTCGTCGTGCACCGAGCGGTGCACGAACAGCCGCGACGGCGCGCTGCAGGTCTGGCCGGAGTGCCAGAACAGCCCGCCGGCTGAGCCCTCGACGGCGGCGTCCAGGTCGGCGTCGGCGAAGATGATGTTGGCGCTCTTCCCGCCCAGCTCCAGCGAGACCCGCTTGACCTGGTCCGCGGCCCGGCGAGCGATCTCCTTCCCGACAGCGGTCGACCCGGTGAAGGTGATCTTGTCGACGAGCGGGTGGTCGACGAGCGCCTGTCCGGCGTCGGCGCGGCCCGGAACGACATTGAGCACGCCGGGCGGTAGACCGGCCTCGACGGCGAGCTCGGCGAGCCAGAGGGCCGAGTGCGGGGTCTCCTCCGAGGGCTTGAGGACCACGGTGCAGCCGGCCGCCAGCGCGGGGGCGAGCTTCCAGCCGCAGAGCAGCAGCGGGAAGTTCCACGCGGTGATCGCGCCGACGACCCCGACCGGGACCTTCTCGGTGGCGATGTGGATGCCGGGGTGCGAGGTCGGGACGGTCGAGCCGACGATCTTCGTCGGCCAGCCGGCGAAGTAGTGGAACGCCCGCGCCGCGAAGTCGACGTCGATGGACCGGGCCGCGCCGCGCACCTTGCCGGCGTCGAGGACCTCGAGCTCGGCGAACTCGTCGGCCCGCTCGAGGATCGCGTCGCCGATCCTGTGCAGGATCTTGCCCCGCTCCAGCGGGGTCGTCGTCCGCCAGGGCGATCCGGGGCGGAACGCACGCGCCGCGGCCTGCACGGCCCGGTCGACGTCGCCGGCGTCGCCGCACGTCGCGGTGCCGATCCTGTGGCCGTTCGCCGGATCGACGACCGCGAGCTCCTCCCCGCTGCCGGCGGCGATCGCGGCTCCGTCCACGAACAGGTGCGGCGGCAGCGTGAGTCGCTCGGACACCGCGTGGGTCACGGCGGGGGCCGCGCTGGCGAAGGTCATCATTGCCCTCCATTGATATTTGATACAAACTGCAGAGCGAAGACGACAGCGACGCCCCTAGGCAGATGCGGCCGATCGAGCCAATCGAGCGGCTGCCGTGCAGAGAGTCACAGACATCTCCCGCCGAGGCAAGCTTGAACTTCACGCAACTTGTATCAAAGATCAGTCATCGGTCGGGCGCGTGCCGCCGGACCCACTCGCCGTCCTGGAGGCATCGATGCCGTCCGCCGACACCTCACCGACCCCCCGTGGCCGGCCGTTTCGTGAAGGCCTGCTCGCCCTCGATCCACCCCGGCTGCTCGGGTCACGCTGCACCGACTGCGGTGCCGCGGCCTTCCCCGCACGGACCTTCTGCCCGGCCTGCCGGACCGGGGTCGTCGCGCCCGCCGAGCTCTCGACGAGCGGGCGGGTGCACTCGTTCACCGTGGTGCGCCAGGCGCCCCCGGGTACCGAGGTGCCCTACACGCTCGCCTGGGTCGACCTGCCCGCCGACGAGGTGCGCTTGATGGCACAGGTCGTCGGCATCGCGCCGGAGGGGGTCGAGCTGGACATGCCGGTCGACCTCGAGCTCACCGGTTTCGGCACCGCCGAGGACGGCACCGGGCTGGTCGGGTTCTGCTTCCGCGCCGTCGGGCAGGTGGCGCCGTGAGCCTCGCTCCCGCCCACGTCGCCGGTGCCGGCATGGTCCGCTTCGGCAAGTACCCGGCCGACGTCACGCTCGAGGCGATGGCGCTGGGGGCGGCGCGGGAGGCGCTCTCCGACGCCGGCGCCGATCTGGCGGCCGTCGAGGGCCTCTATGTCGGGCACGTCTTCGGCGGCCCCGTCGCCGGTCAGCGGATCGCCGCCCAGCTGGGCCTCGACGGCCGCCCGGTGTCCAACCACGAGAACTACTGCGCCAGCGGCGCCACCGCGATCCGTGAGGCCTGGGTCGCGCTCGCCGCGGGCCTGCACGACGTGGCCCTGGTGATCGGCGTCGAGAAGATGACCGACCGTGTCGCCGGCGGGGTCCGTCCCGACCCTGGCGACCTCGACGCCGCCGTCGGCTACGTGATGGCCGCCGGGCACGCGATGAGCGCTCGGCGCTACATGGCCGAGCACGGCGCCACCCGGGAACAGATCGCGGCGGTGGCGGTGAAGAACCACGCCCACTCCGTGCACAACCCGTGGGCGCAGTACCAGAAGCCCGTCACCCTGGAGCAGGTCCTGGGCGCGCGACCGATCGCCGAGCCGCTCGGCCTGCTGGACTGCAGCCCGATCTCCGACGGCGCGGCAGCGGTGCTGCTGTGCACCCCGGCGGGTCTGCGCAGGCTCGGGCTCGGCACCGGCGGCCCGCGGGTGCTCGGCGTCGGCCAAATCAGCGGCTCGGTGCAGACCGGCCTGGGTGATCTCAACGCCGAGGACGTCTCTCGCCGGGCGGGCGAGGAGGCCTGGCGGCTCTCCGGCGTCGGCCCGGCAGACATCGACCTCGTCGAGATGCACGACTGCTTCACGATCGCCGAGATCGTCCGGATGGAGGGGCTGGGCCTGGTGCCGCGCGGCCGCGGCGCCGCCTGGGCCGCGGAGGGGGTGACCGCACTCGGGGGCAGGTTGCCGGTCAACCCGAGCGGTGGGTTGCTCTCGCGCGGCCACCCCGTCGGCGCGACGGGTGCGGCGCAGGTCTGCGAGCTCACCTGGCAGCTGCGCGGCACCGCGGGTGGACGTCAGGTCGAGGGCGCACGGACGGGGCTGGCCTATTGCAAGGGCGGGACGGTCAACGGCACCGACGGCGGGTCGGTCACCACGGTGGTGATGACGGCATGAGCACCATCTCCCCCGCCGTCGTCCGCGGCGCGGGAACGCTGGTCCCCAGCGTCCGCGACGCGCTCGCCCGGGCCCGCCCCGCCGCCTCGGTCGCGGTCGTGGTCCCCCGGGTCCCGGCAACGATCCCGCTCGCCGAGCTGACCGACGACCGGCTCGACGAGGAGGTCGCCGGCCCGCTCGACGCCGTCCTCGCCGACGTGCAGGCGGTGCTCGGCGAGGTCGACCGGCTCGTGTTCGTCCTGCCGCACACCCCGCTGATGGCCGTCGCGGGCGGCGCCGCTGCGTCGGCCGTCGCGAACGGGATCCTCTCGATGGCCCGCACGCTGGCCATCGAGCTCGCCCGGGACCGGGTGAGCGTCAACGTGGTGGCCCTCGACCCGGCCGCCCCGGCCGTCGCCGCGCTCGCCGCCCAGCTCACCGTCCTGGCGGGCGAGGGCGGCGACGCGGTCACCGGCCAGGAGATCTACCTGACCGCAGGCACCGATCTGGGGAGGCTGCGCCCGTGAGCCCGACGGCACTGGTCACCGGAGGAGCAGGCGGCATCGGCCGGGCGGTCTGCGCACGTCTCGCGGCAGACGGGTTCACCGTGCTGCTCGCTGATCTCGACCCGGCGGCGGTGGCGACCACCGCCGCGGCGATCGGGCCCGGCGTCGAATCCTGCGTCCTGGACGTCACCGATGCGGGGTCGCGGCGGGCGGCGGTCGCCCGGGCCGACGCGCTGGGCGGGGCGGACCTGCTGGTCAACTGCGCGGGCGTGTTGCGGGACGCGCGGATCCACAAGCTGGACCCGGCGTTGTTCCGCGGCCTGATCGGGATCAACCTCGTGGGGCCGCTGGCACTGGCCAGGCTCGTCGCCGTAGGGATGGCAGAGCGTGGCCGGGGCTCGATCGTCAACGTCGCCTCGCGGGCCTGGCTGGGCACGTTCGGTTCGACCGCCTACTCCACCGCGAAGGGCGGCCTGGTCGGCGCGACCCGCTCCCTGGCACTCGAGCTGGGGCCACAGGGGATCACCGTCAACGCCGTGGCCCCTGGGTTCGTCGAGACCCCCATGACCGGCGGGCTGCCACCGGAGATCCGCCGCCGGACCCTGGACGCGATCCCGGTCGGCCGGGCCGGGACACCTGAGGACGCCGCCGGCGCCGTCGCCTACCTCGCAGCCGCCGGTTATGTCACCGGGCAGGTGCTCGTCGCATGCGGCGGCCGCAGCATCGGCTCCCCGTACTCGGAGGGTGGACAGTGAAGGACGAGGACGTGGTTTCCGACACGACGCGCGGCCCGCTGCACGGGATCCGGGTCGTCGAGTTCGCCGGGCTGGGCCCCGGCCCGTTCGCGGCGATGCTGCTCGCCGACGCGGGCGCCGACGTGGTCCGGGTCGACCGGCCGGCGGGCCCGGTGGACGGCGGGGCACTGACTCGCGGCCGTCCGTGGGTCGGTCTGGACCTCAAGACCGATGCCGGGCACCAGAGCGCCGTCGACCTGGTCCGGCGCGCCGACGTGCTGATCGAGGGCTTCCGGCCGGGGGTGATGGAACGGCTCGGCCTCGGCCCCGCCGAGTGCCTGGCTCTGAACCCGCGCCTGGTCTACGGCCGGATGACCGGATGGGGCCAGGAAGGCCCGCGGGCGCGCGAGGCCGGCCACGACATCAACTACCTGGCCGTCACCGGTGCGCTGCGCTCCATCGCCCGCCGCGGTGAAGCCCCCGTCCCGCCGCTCAACTTGGTCGGCGACTACGGCGGTGGCGGGATGCTGCTCGCCTTCGGCATCACCACCGCGCTGCTCGAACGCGGCGGATCCGGACGCGGGCAGGTCGTCGACGCCGCCATGACCGACGGGATCAGCCTGCTCATGACCGGGATCTGGAGCCGGGCCGCGCAAGGACGCTGGTCGGGTGAACCGGGCACCAACGACATCGACTCGGGCGCCCCGTTCTACGACGTCTATCCGACCGCCGACGACGAGTACATGGCGGTCGGTGCGATCGAGCCCCAGTTCTGGGCCCGGCTGCTCGACGGACTCGGTCTCGACCCGGCCGAGCTGCCCGGCCAGTGGGACCGGGAACGCTGGCCCGAGCTGAAGAAGCACGTGGCGGCGGCCTTCGCCGGCCGCACCCGCGAGGAGTGGACCGCGGTGTTCGCCGCCCGCGACGCCTGCGTCACCCCTGTGCTGAGCATGGCCGAGGCGCCCGACGACCCGCAGATCGCCGCCCGCGGCACGCTGTGCCCGGGTCCCGGGGGACCGCAGCCTGCGCCCGCGCCGCGGCTGGACCGGACGCCGCTGCGCGTGCAGTCCCCCGCCCCCGCCGCCGAGGTCCTCGACCAGTGGGGTATCGACACCGGGGGGACCCGATGACCGCGGCGAGCCGGTCGGGACCGATCGACCTGATAGATTATTCAGGTTCCGGCCGTCGACGGCGAGGAGAGAACATGCCCGCGCGGTCCACCACAGGGCGCGGGGTGCAGCGCCGGTCGATGGCAGTCGAGGTCGCCGAGCACATCCGATCGATGATCTTCGACGGTCGGCTCTCGGCCGAGCAGCGCATCCCCCAGGACGCGATCGCAGCCGAGCTCGGGGTCAGCCGCCTGCCGGTGCGCGAAGCGCTGATCACCCTCGAGACCGACGGGCTGGTCGCCGCCGAGCCGCACCGGGGGACCTTCGTCGTCCCCATCCGCTCCGAGGACATCGAGGACCACTACCGGCTCTACGGTATGGCCCAGGGCCTCGCCTCCGCCGGTGCCGCGCGACGGATCACCGAACCGGTCCTGACCAGGCTCGACGAGCTGCACAGGAGGATGTCCAGCACTGACGACCCGGACCTGGTGCACGATCTGAACTGGGAGTTCCACTCCCTGATCAACCACACCGGGGCGAGCAGGCGGACGCTGTCGGTGCTGCGCCAGCTCTCGCACAACCTCCCACGCGAGGTCTACGGCATCCCCCAGGCCGCGAGCCCGTCCGCGACGCGGCAGCACGCGGCGATCATCGAGGCGCTGCGGGCCCGCGACGGCGCCGCGGCCGACCATCTCAACCAGGAACACGCGCGCGCCGAGGGCGACGAGGTCGTCGCCGTCCTCAAGCGCAACGGGATCCTGTCGAACTGATCGTCGGCGAGGCTGCGATACGGCGCCCGCCGACTTGATCAAAAATCAGAAACGGACTGTGCCATGACGTCTGTTCCGACCACCCTGCCCGAAGTCATCGACCTGCGCGCCATCACCGACCCCGGCGGCGAGGCGGTCGTGGCACCTGAGGGTCGGGTGACCTGGTCCGAGCTCGCCGGCAAGGTCCGGGCCGTCGCCGACGGCCTGACCGCGGGCGGGGTACGACCCGGGCACCGGATCGGGGTGCTGCTGCCGAACGGCCTGCGCTGGATCGTCTCCGCGCTGGCCGTGCAACGGGCGGGAGCGACCGTCGTCCCGATCAACACCTGGTACCGCTCGACGGAGATCGCCCACGTGCTCGACGAGGCCGCCATCGCCCTGGTGGTGGCCGACGAGTCGGTGTTCGGCCGCGACACCCTCACGGAGCTCGCCGCCGCGGGGCGGCCGAACATCCTCGTCTGGCGGGCCGACGAGGCGCTGCCCGCGATCCCTGCGCCGGGCATCGGTGCGTCGTCCGCACCGGGCGCGCGTCCCGACGGCCTCGCCTACGTGCTGTTCACCAGCGGGTCGACGTCGCGGCCGAAGCCCGTGCCCCTGCGCCACGACCGCCTGCTCCGCAACGCGACGGAGATCGGACGTCGCCAGCACCTGGTCGCCGGGGACCGGCTGTGGATCTCCGCCCCGTTCTTCTTCGGCTACGGCTGTTCGAACGCGCTGCCGGTGGCTTTCCTGCACGGCGTCACCCTGTGTGTCGAGGAGCGGCCCGCTGGGGACACCTCGCTGGAGTTCATCGAGCGGGAGCGCTGCAGCGTCTACTACGGGTTCGGACCGACCACCCGGAACCTGCTGGCCGCCCCCGGGTTCGGCCGCTACGACATCTCAGCGCTACGGACCGGTACAACCGGTTTCACCCGCGAGGACCGGCGACTGGTCCTCGACGATCTCGGTGTCGCCGGGATCTGCAGCGTCTACGGGCTCACCGAGGCCTACGGCCACTCGACGATGACCGAGTCGGGTGACCCGCCCGAGGTCGTCCTGGGCACCGCAGGCCGGGTGCTCGACTCCCAGAAGATCCGGATCGTCGACGGTGAGGGCCGGACCGTGCCCGCCGGGGACTCCGGGGAGATCGAGCTGCGCGGCTGCGTGATCGACGGCTACCTCGGCGACCCGGCACTCGGCGAGGGCGCGTTCCGCGCGGGCGGCTGGCTGCGTACCGGGGATCTCGGAACCCTCGACGCCGACGGACGGCTGCGGGTCGTCGGCCGGAGCAAGGAGCTGCTGAAGGTCAAGGGGATCAACATCGCGCCCGTCGAGGTCGAGGAGCTGCTGTGCAGCCATCCCGGCGTCGACCAGGCCTTCGTGGTCGGGATCGAGGACGACCTGGGCAGCGAGCAAATGGTCGCCGCGGTGATCCCCCGCGGCACACCGCCGCCCGACCTGGCCGCCCGGCTCGACACCCACGTCCGGGAGCGCGCGGCGAGCTACAAGGTCCCGGACCGCATCGAGCTCGTCGATCAGACCGACATCCCGCTCACCGACACCGGCAAGTTCAGCAAGCGGCTC
Proteins encoded in this window:
- a CDS encoding class I adenylate-forming enzyme family protein, whose product is MTSVPTTLPEVIDLRAITDPGGEAVVAPEGRVTWSELAGKVRAVADGLTAGGVRPGHRIGVLLPNGLRWIVSALAVQRAGATVVPINTWYRSTEIAHVLDEAAIALVVADESVFGRDTLTELAAAGRPNILVWRADEALPAIPAPGIGASSAPGARPDGLAYVLFTSGSTSRPKPVPLRHDRLLRNATEIGRRQHLVAGDRLWISAPFFFGYGCSNALPVAFLHGVTLCVEERPAGDTSLEFIERERCSVYYGFGPTTRNLLAAPGFGRYDISALRTGTTGFTREDRRLVLDDLGVAGICSVYGLTEAYGHSTMTESGDPPEVVLGTAGRVLDSQKIRIVDGEGRTVPAGDSGEIELRGCVIDGYLGDPALGEGAFRAGGWLRTGDLGTLDADGRLRVVGRSKELLKVKGINIAPVEVEELLCSHPGVDQAFVVGIEDDLGSEQMVAAVIPRGTPPPDLAARLDTHVRERAASYKVPDRIELVDQTDIPLTDTGKFSKRLLRDKLSGGTP
- a CDS encoding GntR family transcriptional regulator — its product is MPARSTTGRGVQRRSMAVEVAEHIRSMIFDGRLSAEQRIPQDAIAAELGVSRLPVREALITLETDGLVAAEPHRGTFVVPIRSEDIEDHYRLYGMAQGLASAGAARRITEPVLTRLDELHRRMSSTDDPDLVHDLNWEFHSLINHTGASRRTLSVLRQLSHNLPREVYGIPQAASPSATRQHAAIIEALRARDGAAADHLNQEHARAEGDEVVAVLKRNGILSN
- a CDS encoding thiolase family protein — encoded protein: MSLAPAHVAGAGMVRFGKYPADVTLEAMALGAAREALSDAGADLAAVEGLYVGHVFGGPVAGQRIAAQLGLDGRPVSNHENYCASGATAIREAWVALAAGLHDVALVIGVEKMTDRVAGGVRPDPGDLDAAVGYVMAAGHAMSARRYMAEHGATREQIAAVAVKNHAHSVHNPWAQYQKPVTLEQVLGARPIAEPLGLLDCSPISDGAAAVLLCTPAGLRRLGLGTGGPRVLGVGQISGSVQTGLGDLNAEDVSRRAGEEAWRLSGVGPADIDLVEMHDCFTIAEIVRMEGLGLVPRGRGAAWAAEGVTALGGRLPVNPSGGLLSRGHPVGATGAAQVCELTWQLRGTAGGRQVEGARTGLAYCKGGTVNGTDGGSVTTVVMTA
- a CDS encoding NDMA-dependent alcohol dehydrogenase, coding for MKTRAAVLTGYHQPFEIREIELDEPRAGEVLLTMSAAGLCHSDLHMVDGDNVVRFPIVGGHEAAGIVEQVGPGVTRVAPGDHVVCSFTPACGTCRYCSTGKQNLCNSGATILEGSMPDGTFRMHDPELGDIGGFCMLGAFSERATVSELSCVKVDDWLPLDKAVLVGCGVPTGWGSAVNAGGVRPGDTVVIYGLGGVGMNAVQGAAHAGAKYVICVDPVEFKRKTALDFGATHVFPTAEEAAAATKELTWGEGADQAICVVGVMTEQVITDAFDVIGKGSTVVVTGVANPASLTVHVSGSDLVFNQKTIKGTLFGSSNPQHDIVRMLRLYDAGQLKLDELITRRYTLDQINEGYQDLRDGKIVRGVIDYSLTRA
- a CDS encoding aldehyde dehydrogenase produces the protein MTFASAAPAVTHAVSERLTLPPHLFVDGAAIAAGSGEELAVVDPANGHRIGTATCGDAGDVDRAVQAAARAFRPGSPWRTTTPLERGKILHRIGDAILERADEFAELEVLDAGKVRGAARSIDVDFAARAFHYFAGWPTKIVGSTVPTSHPGIHIATEKVPVGVVGAITAWNFPLLLCGWKLAPALAAGCTVVLKPSEETPHSALWLAELAVEAGLPPGVLNVVPGRADAGQALVDHPLVDKITFTGSTAVGKEIARRAADQVKRVSLELGGKSANIIFADADLDAAVEGSAGGLFWHSGQTCSAPSRLFVHRSVHDEVVARLTTIADGLSPGHGLDDGTELGPLVNAAQQDKVAAHVRLAREQGATVHVGPDVPAEGFFHPATIVSGARDEMACATDEIFGPVLTVLSFDDTYEVLRRADASEYGLAAGVWTRDVSTAHRATRALRAGTVYVNGWGLTDPAAPFGGFRQSGYGRDLGPDSLEGYLETKSVWTFHG
- a CDS encoding CaiB/BaiF CoA-transferase family protein; the protein is MVSDTTRGPLHGIRVVEFAGLGPGPFAAMLLADAGADVVRVDRPAGPVDGGALTRGRPWVGLDLKTDAGHQSAVDLVRRADVLIEGFRPGVMERLGLGPAECLALNPRLVYGRMTGWGQEGPRAREAGHDINYLAVTGALRSIARRGEAPVPPLNLVGDYGGGGMLLAFGITTALLERGGSGRGQVVDAAMTDGISLLMTGIWSRAAQGRWSGEPGTNDIDSGAPFYDVYPTADDEYMAVGAIEPQFWARLLDGLGLDPAELPGQWDRERWPELKKHVAAAFAGRTREEWTAVFAARDACVTPVLSMAEAPDDPQIAARGTLCPGPGGPQPAPAPRLDRTPLRVQSPAPAAEVLDQWGIDTGGTR
- a CDS encoding SDR family NAD(P)-dependent oxidoreductase, coding for MSPTALVTGGAGGIGRAVCARLAADGFTVLLADLDPAAVATTAAAIGPGVESCVLDVTDAGSRRAAVARADALGGADLLVNCAGVLRDARIHKLDPALFRGLIGINLVGPLALARLVAVGMAERGRGSIVNVASRAWLGTFGSTAYSTAKGGLVGATRSLALELGPQGITVNAVAPGFVETPMTGGLPPEIRRRTLDAIPVGRAGTPEDAAGAVAYLAAAGYVTGQVLVACGGRSIGSPYSEGGQ
- a CDS encoding Zn-ribbon domain-containing OB-fold protein; the protein is MPSADTSPTPRGRPFREGLLALDPPRLLGSRCTDCGAAAFPARTFCPACRTGVVAPAELSTSGRVHSFTVVRQAPPGTEVPYTLAWVDLPADEVRLMAQVVGIAPEGVELDMPVDLELTGFGTAEDGTGLVGFCFRAVGQVAP